A DNA window from Streptomyces asoensis contains the following coding sequences:
- a CDS encoding LacI family DNA-binding transcriptional regulator, translated as MADSAAGGPVDPADGDGKERGDTSRPVTIAYIAESAGVSVPTVSKVINGKSGVSADTRARVEALVNEYGYRKPSGANRNNVVELVFRELEHMWAIEIIRGVERVARRHRVGLMVSEFGLHDTGEPTWDDTVSRRPNCVLSVAQLSEAEREQLRAKGIPFVVFDPATELPDDVPFVGATNWSGGRAATRHLTELGHRRIAMIGGPEDQLYCCARLHGYRSALQAAGLPADPALVVHAALTHEDGCTAARALLALPERPTAIFAANDLQALGVYQAAREAGLRIPDDLSVVGFDDLPVVAWVDPPLTTVHQPLTEMAVAATELALTLGRGEAAPQVGLEIATTLTVRGSTAPPKD; from the coding sequence TTGGCGGACAGCGCAGCGGGCGGGCCGGTGGATCCGGCGGACGGCGACGGCAAGGAGCGCGGCGACACGTCCCGGCCGGTGACCATCGCCTACATCGCCGAATCGGCGGGCGTCTCCGTCCCGACCGTGTCCAAGGTGATCAACGGCAAGTCGGGGGTCTCCGCGGACACCCGCGCCCGGGTCGAGGCCCTGGTCAACGAGTACGGCTACCGCAAACCGTCGGGCGCCAACCGGAACAACGTCGTGGAACTCGTGTTCCGCGAACTCGAGCACATGTGGGCGATCGAGATCATCCGCGGCGTGGAGCGGGTGGCCCGCCGGCATCGCGTCGGTCTCATGGTCTCCGAGTTCGGGCTGCACGACACCGGCGAGCCCACCTGGGACGACACCGTGTCCAGGCGCCCCAACTGCGTGCTGTCCGTGGCCCAGCTCTCCGAGGCCGAGCGCGAGCAACTGAGGGCGAAGGGGATCCCGTTCGTCGTCTTCGACCCGGCCACGGAACTGCCCGACGACGTCCCGTTCGTGGGCGCCACCAACTGGTCCGGCGGTCGGGCCGCGACCCGCCACCTCACCGAACTCGGTCACCGGCGCATCGCCATGATCGGCGGCCCCGAGGACCAGCTGTACTGCTGCGCCCGGCTGCACGGGTACCGCTCCGCCCTCCAGGCCGCCGGCCTCCCGGCCGACCCCGCCCTCGTCGTGCACGCCGCGCTCACCCACGAGGACGGGTGCACGGCCGCCAGGGCCCTGCTCGCGCTGCCGGAACGCCCCACCGCGATCTTCGCCGCCAACGACCTCCAGGCGCTGGGCGTCTACCAGGCGGCCCGCGAGGCCGGGCTGCGGATCCCCGACGACCTGAGCGTCGTGGGCTTCGACGACCTGCCGGTCGTGGCCTGGGTCGATCCGCCGCTGACCACCGTCCACCAGCCCCTGACCGAGATGGCCGTGGCCGCCACCGAGCTGGCGCTCACGCTGGGGCGGGGCGAGGCCGCGCCCCAGGTGGGCCTGGAGATCGCGACCACGCTCACGGTCCGGGGCAGCACCGCCCCGCCCAAGGACTGA
- a CDS encoding cellulase family glycosylhydrolase encodes MTTRPPRLHPGRRRSSRSVSRPAALLLAFVLLALLPTTARADDPPVPPPSAPAARSTVAAMQPGWNLGNTYDAIPDETSWGNPPVTRALFKKVRSQGFKSIRLPVTWGIHQGAAPAYATDPAWTAKVRRVADMALDEGLYVLLNMHHDSWMWVNTLSADHDTVLARYRATWTQIAAEFRDESPRLLFESVNEPTFSGTSGDEENYRLLAELNRVFHGIVRESGGRNANRLLVLPTLYTNADSGRIDALAAELVALHDPMIATTVHFYGWWPFSVNIAGYTRFDATSEQDLTDTFDRVHTAFVSRGIPVIIGEYALLAYDHNRPGIIERGEVRKYFEFLGDAARSRRLTTMLWDAGQFLDRGTLRWRDPELFGQIRSSWTTRSGTASSDTVFLARSAPVGARTLTLNANGTDFQGLRHGSRDLVRGRDYTVSGDRLTLTAEALTELAGDRAYGVDATIEARFSRGVPWRIDVISYDVPVLSDASGDTAGLTVPTQFRGDRLATMEARYDDGSNAGPASWTAYQQWDTAFTAYTDDAVKLTPDFVKSLKDGSEVTLTFHFWSGTSVTYHVVRSGDTVTGTRA; translated from the coding sequence ATGACGACGAGACCGCCCCGGTTACACCCAGGACGACGCCGGTCCTCCCGTTCCGTGTCCAGACCCGCCGCGTTGCTCCTGGCGTTCGTCCTGCTGGCGCTGCTGCCCACCACCGCGCGGGCCGACGATCCGCCCGTGCCGCCGCCGAGCGCCCCGGCCGCCCGCAGCACGGTGGCGGCCATGCAGCCCGGCTGGAACCTCGGGAACACCTACGACGCCATCCCCGACGAGACGTCCTGGGGCAACCCGCCCGTGACCAGAGCGCTGTTCAAGAAGGTGCGGTCCCAGGGGTTCAAGAGCATCCGGCTGCCCGTCACCTGGGGCATCCACCAGGGCGCCGCCCCCGCCTACGCCACCGACCCGGCCTGGACGGCGAAGGTCCGCCGGGTCGCCGACATGGCGCTGGACGAAGGCCTGTACGTCCTGCTGAACATGCACCACGACTCGTGGATGTGGGTCAACACCCTCTCCGCGGACCACGACACCGTGCTCGCCCGCTACCGCGCCACCTGGACCCAGATCGCCGCCGAGTTCCGCGACGAGTCGCCGAGGCTGCTGTTCGAGAGCGTCAACGAGCCGACCTTCAGCGGCACTTCGGGCGACGAGGAGAACTACCGGCTGCTGGCCGAGCTCAACCGGGTGTTCCACGGGATCGTCCGCGAATCCGGCGGCCGCAACGCGAACCGGCTGCTCGTGCTGCCCACCCTGTACACCAACGCCGACAGCGGCCGGATCGACGCGCTGGCCGCCGAACTCGTCGCCCTGCACGATCCGATGATCGCCACGACGGTCCACTTCTACGGCTGGTGGCCGTTCAGTGTGAACATCGCCGGCTACACACGGTTCGACGCCACCTCGGAGCAGGACCTCACCGACACGTTCGACCGGGTGCACACCGCCTTCGTCTCGCGCGGCATCCCGGTCATCATCGGGGAGTACGCCCTGCTGGCCTACGACCACAACCGGCCGGGCATCATCGAACGGGGCGAGGTGCGCAAGTACTTCGAGTTCCTCGGCGACGCCGCTCGCAGCCGCAGGCTCACCACCATGCTGTGGGACGCCGGTCAGTTCCTGGACCGCGGCACCCTGCGCTGGCGCGACCCGGAGCTGTTCGGCCAGATCAGGTCGAGCTGGACGACCCGCTCGGGAACCGCCTCCAGTGACACGGTGTTCCTCGCCCGGTCGGCTCCGGTCGGCGCCCGGACGCTCACGCTGAACGCCAACGGCACCGACTTCCAGGGCCTGCGGCACGGTTCCCGTGACCTGGTGCGGGGCCGCGACTACACCGTCTCCGGCGACCGGCTCACCCTGACGGCCGAGGCGCTCACCGAGCTGGCGGGCGACCGCGCGTACGGGGTCGACGCGACGATCGAGGCCCGGTTCTCCCGGGGTGTCCCGTGGCGTATCGACGTCATCTCGTACGACGTCCCGGTCCTGTCGGACGCCTCGGGCGACACCGCCGGACTGACCGTCCCGACGCAGTTCCGCGGGGACAGACTCGCCACCATGGAGGCCAGGTACGACGACGGGAGCAACGCGGGCCCGGCGAGCTGGACCGCCTATCAGCAGTGGGACACCGCCTTCACGGCCTACACCGATGACGCCGTCAAGCTGACGCCCGACTTCGTGAAGTCCTTGAAGGACGGCTCCGAGGTCACGCTCACCTTCCACTTCTGGAGCGGCACGTCGGTGACGTACCACGTGGTCAGGTCGGGAGACACCGTGACCGGCACGAGGGCCTGA
- a CDS encoding SDR family NAD(P)-dependent oxidoreductase → MSSIAIVGAGPQLGLAIARTFGAHGYDVALISRDPVKLDALVGKLAAEDIGAAAFPADVLDRAGLTRALDAASARFGGIDVLEYSPVGSFGVTTLTAPAGTEPSHVEFEMNFQLYGALAATKAVLPAMRAAGAGTLLYTTGAGSLRPDPRVANVNAAAAALRNWAVNLHGELAGDGVQAAHVGIDSSIGVSVVPGVEAARPEQIAPLYWDLHTTRRDEAELVFRLDGTGAPRP, encoded by the coding sequence ATGAGCAGCATCGCCATCGTCGGAGCCGGCCCGCAGCTGGGCCTGGCCATCGCCCGCACCTTCGGCGCCCACGGCTACGACGTCGCCCTGATCTCCCGCGACCCGGTCAAGCTGGACGCCCTCGTCGGCAAGCTCGCCGCCGAGGACATCGGCGCCGCCGCCTTCCCCGCGGACGTGCTCGACCGAGCCGGTCTCACCCGCGCGCTCGACGCCGCGTCCGCCAGGTTCGGCGGCATCGACGTCCTGGAGTACTCCCCGGTGGGCTCGTTCGGTGTCACCACCCTGACCGCTCCGGCCGGGACCGAACCGTCCCACGTGGAGTTCGAGATGAACTTCCAGCTGTACGGGGCGCTCGCCGCCACGAAGGCGGTCCTGCCCGCGATGCGGGCGGCCGGTGCGGGCACCCTGCTCTACACCACGGGCGCGGGCTCCCTCCGGCCCGACCCCAGGGTCGCGAACGTGAACGCGGCCGCCGCGGCGCTGCGCAACTGGGCGGTGAACCTGCACGGCGAACTGGCCGGGGACGGCGTCCAGGCGGCCCATGTCGGCATCGACTCCTCGATCGGTGTCTCCGTCGTTCCGGGTGTGGAGGCGGCCCGCCCGGAGCAGATCGCCCCCTTGTACTGGGACCTGCACACCACCAGGCGTGACGAGGCCGAACTCGTCTTCCGCCTCGACGGCACGGGCGCCCCGCGCCCCTGA
- a CDS encoding TetR/AcrR family transcriptional regulator: MTPGSPHSDGSAAPSLRSDAERNRERIVAAARRVFARDGLNASMASVAREAGVGIATIFRRFPTKEELVAAVFADRMDAYADAVAVALENPDPWQGFVGYLETACAMQAADYGFADVLTMTFPTAAAMEKRRDEAYGAMVELIGRAKAAGRLREDFDPSDLVLIHMANAGVINATGDAAPDAWRRVVALMIQSLEAPARGSLPASPEHDALERAMRRAGPADLTSPRRGEGT; this comes from the coding sequence ATGACGCCTGGTTCACCGCACTCCGACGGCTCCGCCGCCCCGTCCCTGCGCAGCGACGCCGAGCGCAACCGGGAGCGGATCGTCGCCGCGGCGCGCCGGGTGTTCGCACGCGACGGTCTGAACGCGTCCATGGCCTCGGTGGCACGTGAGGCGGGCGTGGGCATCGCCACGATCTTCCGGCGCTTCCCCACCAAGGAGGAGCTGGTCGCCGCCGTCTTCGCCGACCGCATGGACGCGTACGCCGACGCGGTCGCCGTCGCCCTGGAGAACCCCGACCCCTGGCAGGGGTTCGTCGGCTACCTCGAGACGGCCTGCGCGATGCAGGCGGCCGACTACGGCTTCGCCGACGTCCTGACCATGACCTTCCCCACCGCCGCGGCGATGGAGAAGCGCCGCGACGAGGCGTACGGGGCGATGGTGGAACTCATCGGCCGCGCCAAGGCGGCGGGCCGCCTCCGGGAGGACTTCGACCCCTCGGACCTGGTCCTGATCCACATGGCCAACGCCGGTGTCATCAACGCCACCGGCGACGCCGCCCCCGACGCCTGGCGGCGGGTCGTCGCCCTGATGATCCAGTCCCTGGAGGCCCCCGCCCGCGGGTCCCTGCCCGCCTCTCCCGAGCACGACGCCCTCGAGCGGGCGATGCGCCGCGCCGGTCCGGCGGACCTCACCTCGCCCCGGCGGGGCGAAGGCACCTGA